In a single window of the Diospyros lotus cultivar Yz01 chromosome 10, ASM1463336v1, whole genome shotgun sequence genome:
- the LOC127811039 gene encoding cytochrome b561 and DOMON domain-containing protein At2g04850, whose protein sequence is MLLLLLLLFLLSPHHDTAVYGHCSTSTATRTFQKCMTLTSQQASIAWTFHAHNATLDMVFSGSFISPSGWVGWGINPTSAEMTGTRALIAFPDPNSGQLVLLPYIIDPSVKLQRNPLLSRPLDIHLLSSSATLYGGRLATVHDGAAVEIYATVKLVPNKTKIHHVWNRGLYVQGYSPTIHPTTINDLSSVATVDVMSGTEAAGHSNLRTLKVVHGIINGFSWGILLPIGAVTARYLRHIQALGPTWFYVHAGVQLLAFFLGTVGFAIGIRLGELSPGQVYGIHRKLGFAAFTLGSLQTLALLFRPKTTTKFRKYWKSYHHFVGYACVVLGVVNVFQGFEVMGESRSYAKLGYCLSLSTLIGICVALEVNAWVIFCRKAKEEKLRREGVLGGCEKASASSCSHG, encoded by the exons ATGCTTCTCCTCTTGCTGCTTCTCTTTCTCCTGTCTCCCCACCACGACACTGCGGTTTACGGCCACTGCAGCACCAGCACCGCCACCAGAACCTTCCAGAAATGCATGACACTGACGTCCCAGCAAGCCTCCATAGCCTGGACCTTCCACGCCCATAATGCTACCTTGGACATGGTGTTTTCCGGAAGCTTCATATCCCCCTCCGGCTGGGTCGGATGGGGCATCAACCCTACCTCCGCCGAGATGACAGGAACCCGGGCCCTGATCGCCTTCCCGGACCCCAACTCCGGCCAACTGGTCCTCCTCCCCTACATAATTGACCCTTCTGTGAAGCTCCAGAGGAACCCCCTCCTTTCTCGCCCTCTTGACATCCACCTCCTGTCCTCGTCAGCCACCCTGTACGGCGGTCGGTTGGCCACTGTCCATGACGGCGCCGCCGTTGAAATCTACGCCACGGTGAAACTAGTTCCCAACAAGACCAAGATCCATCACGTTTGGAACCGCGGCCTCTACGTCCAAGGCTACTCCCCAACCATCCACCCAACCACCATCAACGACCTTTCTTCCGTCGCCACCGTCGATGTCATGTCCGGAACCGAAGCGGCCGGACACAGCAACCTCAGGACGCTGAAAGTCGTTCATGGCATCATCAATGGCTTCTCCTGGGGAATCCTGCTACCAATTGGAGCGGTCACTGCCCG GTACCTCCGACACATCCAAGCCCTAGGGCCTACATGGTTTTACGTCCACGCAGGCGTCCAACTCTTGGCATTTTTCCTAGGAACCGTAGGGTTCGCCATTGGAATAAGACTTGGCGAGCTCTCACCGGGGCAGGTTTACGGGATTCACCGGAAGCTTGGCTTCGCGGCGTTTACCCTTGGGAGTCTTCAGACTCTGGCGTTGCTGTTCAGGCCCAAGACAACCACCAAGTTCAGGAAGTACTGGAAATCATACCACCATTTTGTTGGGTACGCATGTGTGGTGCTTGGAGTGGTGAATGTTTTCCAGGGATTTGAGGTGATGGGAGAGAGTAGGTCTTATGCGAAATTGGGGTATTGTTTGAGTCTGTCGACGTTGATTGGGATCTGCGTGGCGCTGGAAGTCAATGCTTGGGTGATCTTTTGCAGAAAGGCTAAGGAAGAGAAGCTGAGAAGAGAGGGAGTGCTTGGGGGATGCGAGAAGGCGAGTGCATCCTCATGTTCCCATGGTTGA